CCCACTGCTTTGATGCTATACTTGCAAGATACAAACTGCAAGATACCCAGGCGCAACGTCCCGAGACAAGACGCAATGTTCACCGAGTCACCGGTCCACACTCTCAACTCTTGGTATTTCTCAGACAGGAGACGATCGGCATCTCGGCCGTAGGGCACGGGAGCTTCTCTCAGAAGATTCCAAGTCTTGGGAACCAAAGCTCCCCAGCACTCACAAGCTTAGGATGACATGCACGCCGTCTTATGCCCGCAGGCCCACCTGGTTGAATTCGACTCGAGAAGTTGGACCCGTTCAATGACACGAAACCCCACGCTGATTGCACCCTTGATGTTAAAGCTGTTCTTTGTCTCTCACACCAGCCACCGCAATCAAGACTTTGGTGCGGCATTTTCTCCGTCGCAGACCAACTGCATCTGTGATGCTGTATACCTGTGGCTTGCGTTGCTCTCGCTTCCACCGACATTAGGCCCTGCAGGGTCCGTTGATCAATCTCATTAAGCACCCCTCACTGACGTTTCCGCCAGGCCCCTCGTGCACGGTTACGCTTGAATGCTTGATGGCGGGGTTTGACCACCGGCGGCTGAACAGATGCTTCTTTTACTTGATTATTCCCTTCTCTGAGATGGCATGATCAAGCTGCTCAAAGTCACGAGATGTATAAAACTTGGTCTTTTAGACTTTGAACTTGGACTCAAGTCCACTTAAAAAGCCTTACGGAGGGGCAGGCTGCTTGACAACACAACAACTCCCACTACGACTCAGCATCTTATCAAGCTATCCATGTCTTGAGACTTTGATATTGGGTACCCACCATATTGGACCTCACCGCAAACTGTCACAGAAGAGCTTCTAATGCACGACCGACCCAGATCTGTAGCTGCACATGGCATCGACGAGCGGCATAATCGGCATGTCTTGTTGCACATATCGACATCAGAGTCGAACCACCAATGACCCAATTCCCGGGAAGTTCGTAGCACAGCTAAGCCCTTTACCTCAGACTATCATGCACAAGAGTCATGAACCGCACCTGGAAGGCCTCGACGGGTGATCATCTCGCATTTGACTCAAAGCTGTAAGACCCTTTTATCAATCACACGCGGAACAAGTTTCATTCGAGGCCTGCAATGCACCCTCCTGCGATGTGATAAGTCGTCGACCCCGCAAACCGGTTTTGACTCACTCTTCTCAGCTTGGCTGCACGATTATGGTGGATATTCCTCTGTCTTATtatttttgcttcttttctttctcgcACACTTGGAGGGTCCGACGTAGCAGCCCTAGATGTTATACAACGTAGTAAAAGTGAAGCAAAAGTGACGTGGCGCTCATTTGCTTCCAAGACGACCCTGAGCGGGTCGTTTTTGCTTGTCAGTTGATGCTGATCCTGGCCCCGGCTGCGGAACGGGAGTGGGGCGGTGAACGGACCCCGCGCCGTGCTCCTTGGGCCTTGCCCGGCGCGGAGCTTTGCCGATAAGCGTCAGGGTCGAGCGAGTCGGGTAAGTTGCCTGGAAGCCCTCTCCTTACAACGGATGGTGGCTATGTAAGAATATCACGTATTCAGAGGATTTCAAAGTCTGTGGATGCTCGGGCATTATTCTAGAACAAGCAGGATAAAGTACCCCAATATCAATCATGTTACGAAGCCTGCTCCTATAATGCGAGGCTGAAGCTATGTACGCCAAATATATTATCAACCAACTACGCTCTTAACCCATATACCCTTGTGTTATCCAATCTCTTTACTGCCTATATAAATGACTAATCGGTTTATCGTCTTGTATTTAGTTGCTTCATTTTAAAACATCACTTTGGATGCCACGCTCAACAACCAAGCTGCATCTCTCCAACCGCCTTCGTCGGTTCCTGGGGGTGGAATACGCTCTTCTGGGGCTGTTGACATGCCTGCCAGATGGCGGGAGGACCAACTACGGGAGCGGGCAAGTTGAGAATCTTCTTCCTGAAGAGTGCCGTCACTATCATCTTCTGaatcctcatcgtcttcctctaCGGAGAAGAGGGACCAGACATTGCCGAACCAAGTCCCTGTGTTAGCTTGGCCCTTGCGCATGAGGCGTCGCACGgtagcttcatcatcttgggaCAAGTCCTGTTCGAGctcctcgagcttctcgtCGAGGTTGACGAAGTCAGGGCCAGGTAAATCATTGTTGACCTCTTGGTTGGGGAAGTAGGACCCATCGGCAGTCATTGAGAATTCCAGTGGTGAGTGGAGGAGACTCCTAGGTCGCGTCAAGCTGTGGGAGCGACTGTGCGTGCGGCTAGGGAAGCGACTAGCATATGGAGATGCGTCCTCAGCAGTGCTACCGCGGCGACTAGCATGGCGGCTCGTAAGCTCACGCTCACGAGCAAGTTCACTTTCAAAAGCATCCTCGTCGGGGTCCATTCCCCCTAGGCTGGTAGAACTCTGACGCGAGATAAGCCAAGCCTGACCCTTAGACTCGCGAGCTTCGGAGCTCATGAGTGCGCCTGTCCTGAGCAGCCAATCACTATCATTGCGATTACGCATGCTAAAGCTCATATCATCTTTGTGGCGTCCGGGGGTTGCGCGACCAGAATGAGTCTTGCGTGATGCGCCAACCGCGAGGTGAGACGCGGATTTGCTTTTGGCGAGAGGTGTTGAGGGGGCTCGGGTATGGGACCTCGAGCGCGATGCTGTCGGGGATCGAGCGAGAAGACGTGGTGTTGAAGGAGCAGACTTTCCCTGGATATAGGAGGGAATCGGGTGGATAGGCGAGTGAGGGTGGGATGCGATAGCGTCGGCAATGAGTTCGTCGTCGTTGAGGGGGAGTTTGGCGGTCAAGGGCGCGAGGGAGAGATGGCTGAGGTTGGAAGAGGAGCGATTCTTGCGACGAGACCGGTCGGCATGTTGATTGTATGCAACATCCATGATGGCGACGGTATCGCTATCACTATAGATGAatgtgttggtggtggtttgaATAAACAATGGCTGGCTACTGCAGCAAGTAGTAGCGTGTATTAGCACGATACGATACGTAGGTGGTTGAATGGTAGTGGTTGAGAGCAAATGCGGAGAGAAGTCAATGGTTCCTCAACAGGTAGTGGGCGATCGGCATGTGATGGCGAGAGCTACTATAGAGCGTGAAACTGGGAATAGTAAATCGGCACAAAAAAGACGGGAAATGGGAGCAAGTTTAAtaagagaaagagaacaaTTAATGTGGCCCTTCTTCAAATTAGATAAAAATAAGGCGATGAACTCTCCAATCGCCGAGGCCCGGAATAGTTACGAAAATCTAGGTTGGTCGCTATTGCCTGTGAAGAGCTGATCTAGacggaaaagagaagaagtgatGCAACCTAAAAAGCTCTTTCCCCAGGCCCTTGATCAGAACTTTCAGAGATGGCGAGTACATGATCTGGGAGTCATAGCATGTATCTTTCCTGCCCCGTCACCCCGCATCAGTACTTCGCCCACCAGCTTGATCAGGTACCGCAAAAAATCTCGATTACCTTGGGTACGGGCATCGACACCAAATCTAGCAAATCCATCGCCGCTGATTGCCCATTTCATCCACACCAAGAAAATATCACCACTTGCACGCTCGGCCTTGTCCGACCAGACCAGAACAGGTCGAACGACAGCTGCATACAGGCCTAGAGTCTGCCCATTCTGCACCGCTTCAGTTACATCGACAGTTACTGTGTGCTGTTGGTGAAGATCATCAGACAACTAGAGCTTGGCctgctttggtggtgaggcGAGAGATAGTCAAGATGCGCAATCTTCGCAACATTCGATTCGGACAGTGCCAGCGCGATAATGTCACAGCTGCGTGTTGGGATCCTGAGAAGGATCAGGTTCTTGTCGTAGCCCAACCTTCTGTGGACAGCTGTGAGATTGAGCTGTTGAGAATCTCCGGAGATCGACACATGTAAGTGCATCGTCCATAGAACAATTCACACATAATAGTTACTTACTCCATATAGCTCAGTCAGTACTGTAACCAGCTGGGAGGCTCCAAACCCATCACCAGACCTCGTCGTCGACAAGGTCGTCAGTTTGCAGTATCTCAGTGGCTCAGCAACTACATGTCTCGTCTTCGAAGGAGGCGATATTGTTACAGTCCGAGAAGACGACTTCTCAGAACAAGGCGCTCACATTGAGATTGTTGGCTCTATAGATATTggtattgctgctgctcgatGGTCCCCTGATGAGGAACTCCTCATTGTTGTCACAAAGGAGAACAATGTCATATTCATGGGTTCAACGTTTGACCCAGTTGCTGAGATCCCCATGACAGTCGAGGACCTCAATGCATCGAAGCATGTATCCGTCGGATGGGGAAAGAAGGAGACACAGTTTCAAGGCCGAGGTGCAAAGGCAATGCGTGACCCTACTATCCCCGAAAAGGTCGATGAGGGTTTACCCAGTCCTCATGAGGATGGTGCCACCACCATTAGCTGGAGAGGCGATGGCGCCTATGTGGCTATCAACTCGGTTCAAGAAGGCTCACGCCGCGTAATTCGAGTATACTCACGAGAAGGAGAGCTGGACAGTGCAAGTGAGCCAGTTGATGGTCTCGAGAGTTCTCTGAGCTGGCGACCAGCCGGAAACCTAATGGCTGGTATTCAGCGAAAGTCAAACCAGATCGATGTGGTCTTTTTCGAGAGGAACGGTTTACGGCACGGCGAGTTCACACTTCGTTCTCCTTCTGGGCCAGTTGAGGCTCATGAGAGAATACGCCTTGAGTGGAACTCAGACTCGACTGTCCTAGCCGTCATTTTCAAGGATATGTCTCAGCTATGGACTATGGGCAACTACCACTGGTACCTCAAACAAGAAATTCCTATCGAGGCTAGCTCGACATGTTTGTCATGGCATCCCGAGAAGGCTTTGCGCTTTGCTGCTACTTCAACAAATACTGTCGTTGTGACAGAGCACATCTTCCATACAGCACGGGGATCATGCCATCCGCCGCACGACAATGGTGCCGTTGCGGTGATTGACGGCGAAACAGTCAAGTTGACCCCTTTCCGAACAGCCAATGTACCGCCCCCTATGTCAATGTTCGATATCACGGTTCCTGCGGCGGCAGTAGACGTTGCATTCGGCCGTGACAACATGTCCTTTGCGGTTCTTCACCGAAAGGGTATTGATGTTTATGAGTGGCCCGTCAAGAACGGTAGATCCATCAAGCCGAAGCTCTCCAAGAAGGTATTATTTGACGAGATGGCAAGCCCTGGTTACAATGTGCTTTTGAGAATTGCCGCTGTGGTTGATACTTTCCATTACTTCGGTttcgaagaggagaagggctTTGTTCAGCGATTCGTACAGGCTGCGGGTGAAGGTGAAATATCTGTCGCAAACGTCAACTCTCGGGAGGTTCTTGTCGCCACAACCAGTCACCAGGACGATAATTCGTTCACTGGGTATGGCCAGGACAACTCAGGAAAACTATTCCAGATCAGCGAGTCCGGAAATGAGATGCTGCCTATGCAATTCTTGACACAGCTGCCTTGGTTTGAGATTAgcaaggttgatgatgagattgttgCCTTTGGCCTCTCCCGGAACGGGCATCTTTATGCCAATTCCCGTCTTCTGGCAAAGAACTGTACTTCATTCATCGTTACACCCAgccatctcatcttcactACCAATAACCACTTGGTCAAGTTTGTTCACTTGTCCGCCAACGTCGATGGCAAGTCACTCTTTGTCTTTCGTTACTACCTACTAATGCCCCCTTAGATCTTGAAGTTCCTGCTGATGACCCCGAGACCGACGAACGTTGCCGCAGCGTGGAGCGTGGATCCCGACTTGTCACAGCTATTCCCGCCAATATGAGCATTGTCTTGCAGATGCCCCGTGGAAACCTGGAGACCGTCTTCCCTCGAGCCATGGTCGTGGCAGGTATCCGTAACctcattgatgagaagaactaCGCTCGAGCATTCTCATACTGTCGTACTCAGCGCGTAGATATGAACATTCTCTACGACCATCAGCCCGAGCAATTCTTAGCCAATGTTGGCCTTTTCCTCGACCAGATCCCTGACGTCACTCATattgatctcttcctttcttctctccgGTATGCTTGCTCTTTTGTTTCAGCCTCTCAGGACCATCACTAACCCAGACAGTGCTGAGGATGTTACCCAGACCATGTATCAAGATACGAAGCGGTCTACCGGTTTTGGGGCTGATACGATTCCCTCTGACTTGTCGCCCGCACCACGGGGTTCCGCTGCAAAGGTCAACACGGTCTGCGATGCTCTTCTCCACGCCCTCCAGAGCCGCAAGGCTACCAACCTTCAAAATATCATTACCGCCCACGTTTGCAAGTCTCCACCTGCACTCGACGACGGCCTTCTTCTAGTCGCTGAGCTCATGcgtgaggatgagaagattgCTGAAAAGGCAGTCGAGCATATCTGCTTCTTAGTCGACGTCAATCGACTGTATGAGAATGCCCTTGGGCTCTATAACCTTGATCTGGCCCTCCTTGTCGCTCAGCAGTCCCAACGTGACCCTCG
This genomic stretch from Fusarium fujikuroi IMI 58289 draft genome, chromosome FFUJ_chr09 harbors:
- a CDS encoding related to killer toxin insensitive protein 3; the protein is MRNLRNIRFGQCQRDNVTAACWDPEKDQVLVVAQPSVDSCEIELLRISGDRHISVSTVTSWEAPNPSPDLVVDKVVSLQYLSGSATTCLVFEGGDIVTVREDDFSEQGAHIEIVGSIDIGIAAARWSPDEELLIVVTKENNVIFMGSTFDPVAEIPMTVEDLNASKHVSVGWGKKETQFQGRGAKAMRDPTIPEKVDEGLPSPHEDGATTISWRGDGAYVAINSVQEGSRRVIRVYSREGELDSASEPVDGLESSLSWRPAGNLMAGIQRKSNQIDVVFFERNGLRHGEFTLRSPSGPVEAHERIRLEWNSDSTVLAVIFKDMSQLWTMGNYHWYLKQEIPIEASSTCLSWHPEKALRFAATSTNTVVVTEHIFHTARGSCHPPHDNGAVAVIDGETVKLTPFRTANVPPPMSMFDITVPAAAVDVAFGRDNMSFAVLHRKGIDVYEWPVKNGRSIKPKLSKKVLFDEMASPGYNVLLRIAAVVDTFHYFGFEEEKGFVQRFVQAAGEGEISVANVNSREVLVATTSHQDDNSFTGYGQDNSGKLFQISESGNEMLPMQFLTQLPWFEISKVDDEIVAFGLSRNGHLYANSRLLAKNCTSFIVTPSHLIFTTNNHLVKFVHLSANVDGKSLFVFHLEVPADDPETDERCRSVERGSRLVTAIPANMSIVLQMPRGNLETVFPRAMVVAGIRNLIDEKNYARAFSYCRTQRVDMNILYDHQPEQFLANVGLFLDQIPDVTHIDLFLSSLRAEDVTQTMYQDTKRSTGFGADTIPSDLSPAPRGSAAKVNTVCDALLHALQSRKATNLQNIITAHVCKSPPALDDGLLLVAELMREDEKIAEKAVEHICFLVDVNRLYENALGLYNLDLALLVAQQSQRDPREYLPFIQNLHSLAELRRHFEIDDHLERRVKALGHLQTMDVFDELLAYTTKHSLYHDALRLYRYDPPRLRELTAAYAAYLESTSAYREAGLAYESLENWVKATSCYRTAGASCWQECLYTAAQQQPPMSAEAMSDLANNLADALWEAKDYSAASTIHLEYLDSIDMAVRCLCKGYHFADAIRLVVQRKRPDLLTASVDTGLADALGTTTEFLADCKAQLKAQVPRVAELRRKAIEDPLAFYEGDRAGGMDIPDDVSVAASSRVSTSASLFTRYTGKAGSVGTAGTGVSRATSKNRKREEKKRARGRKGTVYEEEYLVNSIRRLIDRVSAAAPDAERLIFALVRRNMPKRARAAEALMAEVSEACTAAVAEVFKVPGAEAEQRNDAEPTWQATGGEAVLQDFVMGQGKKLEPPIVKGVKKLALLGS